TAGTTAATTTTCTATAATGTACCTTAATGGTACATAATTAAGGGTCTTTAAGGTGCAAAAGGTGGTGATAGAATGAGTGAATCATTATCTGTAAAGACCAATTATAAGGATTTAGATCAACTAGAATACGATGAGGATACTTTACGTTTTTTAAGGAAAAAACTTGATGACTTTACCATTGATGTATTTAGGAAAATCGTCAACGAAAATAAACTACATAGAGGTTTAGTTAAGACTAGGCTTGAAAATTTTCATAGTATGCGAAAAAGATACGATGCCGCCTTCTTAATATTGGAATCACAAGGGTTTATTGAGAAAAGAGAAGATGGAACGGCTACTCCTTATTTTGTAACTATCCGAGGTAGGCAATTAGGACAACTCTTAAAACAAGAAAAATTAGAACGAGAGGAGCATTTAAATGATTAAACCATTTGTTGAAAACGAAAAACTTGGAGCAATTAAAGCCTTATTATCACCTCACTTACTTTCAGAGGAAGTAAAAACAGAAATGAATCGTTTCCCTTCACAAGCAATCATCGGTTTAGGACAAGGTGGAGGAAGAATTGCAGCCGAATTATCTCGCTTTGGATTCCCTACCTTTTTACTTAATTCTTCAAAGTCAGATATGGAAGAGCATAAACATTTAATTCCTGAAGAACGCAGAATCTTAACCCTTAGTAAAGATTTTCCAGAACTTGAAGGAACAGATAAAAATGCTCAATTAGGTTTCCAAATTGCGAAAGAAAATAAGGATTTGTATGCTAAAGTTGCTCTTGACGACGCGATTCAAGATGCTGAATTTGTTTGGGTATGTGTAAGTTTAGGTGGAGGAACCGGAAACGGAGCTTTAAAAGTTGCGTTAACATATTTATCGAAGGTAAGGGAAAATAGAGCTTTACCGGGTGGTAAGATTCCATTAGGGGTTATCTGCTCCCTTCCTTCTTCAGACGAAAAAGGTTCTGCCTTTAGAAGAAATGCTCTTGCAGGAATAAGCGTTATTCAACAATTAATGAATGAAAACAAAATGGGAACAGCAATTGTAATTGATAATGAAAAAATAAAGGACTATTATGCTAACAATCCTTTGAAAACATATGGTGGAACAGAAATTGATGCAAAATCTTATAGCAATATGGTTATTTCAAGTACATTAGCGGAAATTTCTACCCTTCCAATAATGGATGGCCGATCAGTTTTTGATAAAACAGAATTTCTTACAACACTTTCTACTCCTGGTTGGCTTTCGATTTCGAAACATAAAGATCTTCAAAACGATGATAATATTGAATCAGTTATTAAGAATTTGTTCAACAACAATGAAGTACTCGCTAATTATGAAGTCGAAAATGCTATTACAGGTGCAGTTGCAGTTCTTTACCCATCTAATAAAAACATCACTCCGAAAATTGCAGACGATGTTTATAGTTATACATCTAACTTATTGAACACAAAAGTAAATTTATCTATCGCGAAAAACTCAAAACTGAAAAATCTAACACTTTACGGTTTAGCAGTTTATCCAACCCCTTCCACTCGTATTAAAGAATTGAAAGAAGAGTTAAGCTATTGGGAAAAAATCGAAAAAGAGCAGGAAGAAGCCAAAAAACAAGCAGCTTCAAGTATCGGATTGGATGAGTTTAGCAACTTCTTCTCATCTGGAAACACAGCTTCAGCAAGAAAGAAATTGACGTTAGAAGATTTGGGTGAAGACTTCGGAGAAACAGACACCAAACCAAATAAAATTAAGGCGGCTGACTTAGAGGATCTTGATTTTTAAGATTTTTGTTTAGGGGCTGACTCATAAAGGGTCTTTCCCCCTCCAACAATGACAATATATAGAATGGCTTATTGTTTGTCTATATGTTGTATTGGAGGGGTCTGACCCTTTGCTTTTGAGTCAGCCTCTTTAAATCTATATTTTTCATTCATACTCCTCCAAAAATATACTGTCCTCACTGTTAATAGTAATATACAAACCAAATTATTGTTGAGTCTACTACCTCCTAGTTCTTTTAGAGATCTGAGTTAGTATAAATATGGATTAAAGTTAATAAATTTCGTTCACGTCCACTAAAAAATCAAATACATTCATCGTCCGCGGACAACATCGTTATATAACGCTAACAACCTAACAAAGTTTCTTATCATTCAAGTTCACTCAATGACATTCTCAAATACATCAGAATCAAAGAACCTTTGGTATGATAGGCGCTAACAAATCACAGACGATATACAGCGACTTAGTCTTCTTAACGTTTTATTGCATTCGAATGAATTCATTATGATTTTGATTGATTCAAATACAGACGAATTATTCATTTTCGAAATTGAATGGTTGAATTTCGATATTAATTGCAATCGCTGTACATCGTCCTGGTAGAGTAGCGTTACCGCTACGAATCGTCCGGAAGGGGGTAGCGCCTGTTAAATCAACATTTTTTGGTTGATTTATTACTTTTTAAAGTGTAAGATTTTCAATAAAGACTGTAGAAATCTACAGTAGGGGGGTGAATTCTTTGGAGAACACTGATATGAAAAAGTTACTTAAAGAAGAATTTGAGAATGATCCCATTTATCGGCTTGCTATTCTTAATGGTTTAGAGGATAGTTTATTTACTGAAAACATACTGTCAATGCACAAAGAAATCTCATATAGTACGGTAGAAGCAGGAAGAATAATTGAACGCTCTGATTCAACAATTAGAAATCATTTTCGATCTGATTTAATAGAATACATAGCACCTGAGAAATTCGGAAAATACTATCGGTTAAATTATAAAAGTGTCTTTCGTCTGCATCTAATTTTTTTGTTAATGGAGAAAGCATCAAAAACAACAGTAGATTTGCTGGCTGAATTAGGTATGCAACCATCTATTCAAATAGGCGGGAATATCAAAAGAATTCCTCGTTCCAATAGTCGAGAATTGCAGGAATGGAATCAGCAAAAAGAAGAAGACCAAGACTTAATAGAGGACAGATTAAAAAATTTAGAACATGCTATGAACATCCAAAGTTTAATGCTGAACATTCTTAAGTATGAAAAGGATCTTGCAGACATTGAACGAAAAATAGAAAATAGGGAATCTGCCATTAATCAAATAAAATCTGAATTTCATATGAGATACCTGGAAGAGAAGCAATCTCAGTTGCTTACGAATTCTCTTAAAAAGACTATTCAAAAACCTTCTTTTTTCGGGTTGTTTAAAAAAACGGAAGAAATTGATGTACAACAGATTTCGAAGCAGATAGAAGATAATTTAAAGGAGAAATTCGATAGGGAAGTACAATCGAAGATTAAGGAACATCAAGATGAAATTGAAAAATTGAAGGCTGAGAAAGAAAAGATAAATACCTCTTTATTAGAAGAGAAAGAAAAATTCTCTAGAATTCAACTGGAATCTACAAATTCTCCTGATACAAAATTAATTAGTAACCCCTCTTAAAATATAGTTTGAAAATTCAGAAAACTTATTTTATAATGGTCTAAAATAGTTCAATGAATGAGGTGAATATATGTTCCTTTTAATGAAAGAAAAAACAGAAAGAACACTTAATAATATTGTTGTAACTCTAACAACCATAGCTTTACTTGCTGCGGTGGGAATTACTATCATAAATCATCTATAAAAGGTCCTTCTCCATACGGAGGAAGGACTTTTTTATTGCAAAAGGCTTGCAAATATGTGCCTTTGAAAGGTAGAATTCCTTAACAGCTTCTTACTTCAAAACAAAAAGATTTTAGGGTACATTTATACCCTAAAAAAATAAAAGAATCAATTCAAAAAAACTCTAGTAGCTAAGTGTTAAGTAATAAAAAAATGTTGATAGCAATTAAAAAATGGATCGTTTGGCAATTAAGAGTATGCAAAAAATACTGCATAATCACTGCTTTACATGGAGTGGCGGGCATGATAGGCTCTAGTGCCTGCAAAGCTTTTAAGGGCCGTCCTTTGCAAGAATTCATGTCCGCAGAGGATCCATGTCAAACATTGAAGCAGTGAAAATATATACAGTTTGATGATACACTTATTTGCCATTTACTACATTTTTTAATTGCCAAATACAATAAAAAAGTTGTTTCAATTAAAAAAGTCGTTTAAAAAATAATTATAAAATTATGTGCTTGAGAGTCTTATTAGACAGCTCAAGTACTATTTTTTTGAATTCATAATAAGAAAGGAGCCTGAAGATTGTGGTAACAGAGTTTTTAAATGAATTTCTTAAAAAAAAAAGTGGGAAAAAAGGATATCAAATAATCGGAAAAGGTAGATTTATTTATGGTTTTCTTCTACTAGTTATACTCATCGCATTAATGATATCTTCTACCTACTTCGAAAATATTATATCTATCTTGTTCACCCCCATAGTTTTTTATTTACTGTATAGAGTAAATAAAAAAATTGATCTAAAAATTAACGAAGCAAACAAAACATATCACCGTAAGACTAAGGAGGACATAAGATATTGGATTAAGAATAATCAAGGGTTCAACCATTCTAGTCAATATAAAGAGTTTGCTAATTTATTACAAATTGAAGCCGATAAAAAGAAATTGACATACAATTTAAATACTCTAGTCACACTTTTTACACCTATTTGGAGTGCAGTAGTAATACTCATAGTAAGAGAACATCCAGAAGGATTATATATTGTTATGTTTTATGCTCTTATTTTTACTGTTGTAGCACTAAACACAGGGATGGCACTTAAATCAATTTTAAGTATTTTTTTGATGCTAAGTATGAAAGAATAATATATTTAAAAAGTGTGGTGCTAGAGATTTCCATTGAGGAGAGCTGTTTGGAACATAGAAAAAATAATTTAGTTGAGAAATAAAAAATGAAAATAAGAAAACTTGCTATATTTGCAAGTTTCCTTTACTTATTGTTGAGATATAAAAGTTGCTTTAATTTGTGGGAACCCTATTAATACATAGGTTCTTAGCCGATTTTTTAAACGACATTATTATCACTTGTTGTCCGCTAAAATCTGATAAAAAGGAAAAATTAAACGACTATTTGTTGTTATTATCTCGAATGCTCTAACTCAGCTATATGGGGGTGGGGCGTTAGAATAAAACAACATTATTATTTCCAAACACTAAGGTGATTCTAAGCCAGGGAATAAATAAAAGCAATAATTATATAAAAAATTATCGTTGTGAAGAAAAGGAGAATACGAACATACAATCGAATAGGTGTTATATAATTTTTTAAAGGAGGGGAGTAGGAAATGCCTTATGGATTTATAAGATATATCGAAAATAAAGGATATAGTTCTGAAACTGTTCGGAGTTATGAAAAAGTTGTAAATCAATTTTTCGCATATTTAGGTGGGATCTATAAAAAACATAAGGAACCATTTCAAATTTCCCCATCTGATATAAAAAATTACCTTGAAGAACAAAAGGAAAAAGATAAAAGCATTTCAACGATTAATAAAGAACTAGCAATACTTAAAACTATGTTTCATTATTTTTGGGAAATTGATAAAGTGCCGGTTGATCCAGCTGTTAAAATAAAGAGATTGAAAGTCAATGAAAAGCCTAAAGTGGAAGTAACTATTGAACAGATAAAACAAATACTAAAAAAAGTCCTCTCTAATGATGCCTATTCCAAACTTAGAAAAGCCATTTTTTTATTGGCGACAAAAGGACTAAAAACGTCCGATTTTCGTTTTAAAAAAGATGATGTAGTTGATTTTGTAGAAAAAGACATTGTTGAAATAAAGCTTAAGAATCGCAGCATACTTTTGAAAGATGAAGAGGCCACTTACTTTCTGGAATACTTTTATGAAACTGTTTTTAACGGAAGTGAATATGTATTTACAACTAAACCTCATGGAGAGGAATATGGTGGACCAATTCAAGTAATGTCTATCCTTAATCATCTAAGGGCTATATCTCAAGATTACTTACCGGCTGAATCTCAACCATTAACGTTAATATCCATTAGAAGAGCTATTGCATATGATCTATACTTAAAAAAGGTTCCTATTCAACAGATTGCGAATGATCTTGGAATAAAGGAAAATTCAGCTTCTAACTACTTAAAGCATTTAACCGAAGGAACGTTAGTCCAAAAAGATACTTGAAGGGGAAATATTGGTTATTGTATAATTTGATTCATCAAAATAAAACTAATGGGAAAAACCCAGGACAAACATATCTCTAATTAGGTATGTTAGTTCTGGGTTTTTTGTGTTAAGGAGGAGTCGGAATGTGGAAGATATAAAGGTATTTAGAAACCTAAATAATTTAGCTATTGCTGCACTCATAAGCGAGGCCGAATATGACATTTTTTCTGTGGAACCAATATTAAAAGTACCATTTGACCAAAAAAAATCCTTTTATTTAGCGGAAGTTATTAAAGATTGCAATCTTAAGGCATTTATTGATTTTGACTTAAGAAAGGGCCAGTTTACAATCCATTCACATTCCGTTTTAAAAAGGTTAAGGCAACAATGGTATAAAGATAATACGAAGATATTTAGCATGAAATTAGATCCTGATTTAATAACTCTTCAATCGATAGTGATGTGTATTAATTTATTTGGAAGCCGAAAATTAGAGAGCATATCCATTCCAACAAATATAGAAAAGGAACACATCAAAGCAATATCTTATTGTATTGAACAGCATTTAAATGTTCCGGTGATACCAAGCCCCAATCAAATTAAGATTACAAATATTCCTCGCTTTATTGTAGCAGCCATTGATGAAATACCGGCCATCCATAGTGCTGAATTAATCAATTTTTTAACTGAAAAAGAGAAAAAAAGGATTATGGAAGGTGCTTCATTATGAATTTAAGATTCAAGGCTATGTTATCTTTTCTTGCTGTGTGTGTATTTTTAAGTGGTTGCTCTGGCGATAAATTTACAGAAGAAGTTAAAAAAACAGAGGCTAAAAATCAAGAAATAAAAAAAACGCAAAAAGAAAAAGAAGCAGTTGATAATAAAGAACTAAAAGAATTTTATGAAGATTTAGAGAAGCCTTTAGACGAAGTGATACAAGAAAATGACTTTGATACTGTTAAAATAATGGATTCTATAAAGGCAACCCAACAAGATCATTTTCAAGATGGAAAAGAATTTGCAAAGTATGCTGCCCAGATTCTTTATCAGTTTTATACACTTCAAATATCGCCGGATCAATACTATGAATTTTTGGTGAAATACGGAAGTGAAAGTGTAAAGAAGGATCTCCCATCAAAGGAAGATGCCTTAAATATCTTAACTAATTTACAGAATATGTACAAAAAGCAAAACATGAATGGAGAGAACTACGTTCTAACAGAAGTTACATATAACCGTTTTAAAAGGGAGGGGTGGTTTTATAGAAAGGTGTTAACCACAAACGGAGAAGAATACTACATTACAACAATAGTTAAGGAAGATGAAGGTTGGAAATATGAAGATGATAGTCCTTCTCCACCTTTTGAAGAAATCGAACAAACTGAACAATCATTTTCTAATTAAATCAAAAGGAGTTGTAAGAATATTGCAAACTGCATTACAAAATAATATATTTGAATATACCGACAAAAAACTAAAAGCTCATCTACAAAATAACGAAGACTTCAACCGAGAACTAATCACAATGTTTGAGTTTTATAAAACAATGCTTTTTGAAAGGGTCAGCGACTCTGATAAAGACCGCCTTGAAAGAGATTTATTTCAAAGTATCAAATCTCAAATTTTTAATGGGTATTTTATGGCCCAAGAATTGCTTAATAGTAAAGAAACACAATTTGAGGATCAGTGGTTCCAGCAATCGGAAGGTATGATTGCCCAACAACTACCTGAAATGCTTAGAATAGCAACAAATGATAATATCGACGAAATTATTACTCTTGAACCACTAAAGGAGCTTACTAGCTGGCTTGTTATTAAATATGAAGGAGTTTACCCTTTACTAAGAGATATCTCTTTAAATACGGCATGTATGGGAGCAAAATGGTCATTTATCGATGAAGCAAAGAAAAGAGGAGTTACACCATATCAACCTCAATTCCCAGGAATCCTAGCTAATGTCGATGATGTTGTATTTATTAACCCTCAAACTTATTTAAGCTGCGATATAACCAATGAGTCTAGTGAACTTTGGACAGTAATTACCTCAAAATATAACGGATTAGATAAAATAGCAGAAGTCACCTTAATAAAAGTACCAAGTAACGAAAAAGTAGAAAGATATTATATGAATGTTAATATGAAAAATAGCTTATCGCTTACCGAGCAACAAAACCTAGTTGATCATCTAGCCGCTAAACTAATGGTTACGCAGAATCTTGAAAGAAATCAAATTATACTCGCTGCTGCTTCCGTAGAGGCATTTTATGAAATTAATAACAATACTGATTGATTACCTATTAACGAAACATAGATAACAAAAAAGCCGATTTTTCCTATGCTCGGAAAAATCGGCGATTTTCATTTATTGTTGTTCCTGTAATTGAACCTCAGTCGAGCGCATATATCCCTTTTTCGCATGAAAAAAGGTGATATGTGAATAAATTTTATACTCTTCAACAATATGTGTCAGTATATTTGCTATTGACAAAGCCGCAAATTTATTGACAATCAATCTTTGTGGTTCCGAAGCAGATAATTCCGAACATGACAGTTCACTTGGCCTAATTTCATCATAATCTTCAAGAATGTCCGGAAACACTTCTGCAACAGGGGCCTGTTTAAATAAATTTAAACGTACACCCGTCACAACCTGACCGCTCCATCCACTTTGATGGTAGGACGTTAATTCCTCCTCTGTCCATCTTTCTTTTGGTCGAGTTCTCCAGTCATGAGGAACCTTTGTTGCTTCATTTCCAGCATCGATATACACGACTGTTTTCATCTGCATAAATAAAGCATGAATAATTCGTCGTGTGTAATTATTATCGACACACCCAATAATAATTGGAAGAAACAGCTTATTAAGCCGCTCGTTATCATCATACATAGACATGTATTCCATCGAAAAGAGTGAGCGTAAATGCTCCGTAGATTCAATATAAGAGTCGCTATAAGAACCTATATCAATGTCGTATGCAGCTGAATAACGACTTGCCAGTACATCTGCTTTTTTCAATCCCACTTCTTGCGGAAGAAATAATTGATTCCCTAAATTCTTTATCTCTATAACATCAGGGTCTGCAATTACATAAGCAGCCTTTGTTCTAGAGGTACCTAAAAGTTGCGCTATATGTTGGACTAGGTATCCTCCTGTACCTCCAACCCCAATTTGAACAATAAAAGGGAATATTCCCTTGTAATCATACCAGTTATCTTTAGCCGCTGTTAAAATGTTCACGCTGTTCATTCTATCACCACCTGGATTTTATTCATATCAAAATCCGGAAGAGAGGAAAACGGGTCCTCAAACACTAGGTGATAAGGAACAGAAACATGACCAACTTCTTCTGATATAAAACGGCGTACAAAGATTTCTGGAAATGGCTTATGCAAGCAACCTACAATGGCATAAGTCAATCCTGGCACACGCTCCGAAGCATTATCTTGCAATGAAGGGAGGGGAGGCATCATATGATGAGAATGGATTTCTAATATCTTTTTAGAATTTCCACCAATCCGTATGGCCATGTTAAATGAATCTTCATCAACTTCACACCAATAACGGTGTACTCTTTGCTGAGGCACATCTAAAAAGAAACGACCTTTTGTATCAATATATACGTCCGCATGAATTTCTAAATATTGTTCAGCATATAGACGTGCAAGAGCTATAAAATCTCGTAAAAGGCTGAATGGAATAGGAAAAGAAACGTCTTCAAAAATTGAAGACGTTTCTGTACAATTTCCTTTCTTTTTTGCTTTCATAAAAGGAATGACGATATTTTTATCTTTTATATAAACCATATCCGTCATATCCTTGACAAGCTCTGGATAGTCTTTTTCCATGCGCTTGCGAAGCAACTCGCCATCCAACGGCTTACGTTTAGTTCCCCCATCTTTTTTCTTAACTAATAGACCTTCAGCCAATTCCTCAGCAGAAAAATAAGTTTGTATTTCAATGGATTCACCAAAATAACGAATGATAGTATTTTCGTTAATATCGAAGACATCCTTTTCATTTTCCTTTTTATCTTTTTTATTCGACTCTGAATTGGCAGCCCTTTGGCTCTCCACTTGTTTTCGAAGTGCCTCTGCTTTACGAACTCGTTCTTCTTCCTCTCGCTTCTTTTGTTCTGCGTATTCATCCACAATATCAAACATTGAAAAAATATCTTGTTGTCCTTGAATAGCGTTTTTAGTCATTAAAATCCTCTCCTTAATAGTTATTTATTATTAAACAAATCCCCGAAAACTTTATTACTTGGCATTAGCCAATCATCTTCAAAAGATTGTTCTCTAATTTTTTCTATTAGTGTTCGGAATCTATTGATTCCGTGGGTTGTTCTAACTCCATGATCTTCGTTGAATGGAGCCGCCACAAACCATCGGAAAGCTCGCTCTAACTCAACAAGAGAATGAATATGAAGTCTCTCATTTTGCCCCCAACAGACAATCCCGTTACTTTTACTAACATTTGGATAAGGGAATGTAAACAGGGGAGTATCTTCTGTAACCGGTTGTCCATTATCCTGAATGGAATAGATTCGCATTTCAGAAATGCGGAAACCATTTTCATTCGCCGGCACAACAAGATACTGAAGTATCATACGCGGGAATCCAATTGTGAAAAATTCATCCTCTTCACCATATCGGATTTCCCACATTTTTTTATCAAGTACCATAGTCACACGCTGCTTGGTACCTGAATTGTTTCGAGAATATCGTATGGTTCCCCTCGGAAGGACAGGAGTACTATGTTCTTCGTCCCGCAAGGCATCCGCGTCATGAGCATTTTCCGGAGTTTGTTGCAATGCTGTGATAATGTCCTCCACTCGATAATAAAAAGGGCCTCGACGTACACCATTATCCCCTATTTGAAAGGCTTCAATGGGATATTCAGCATTTTTTGGTACATCTGTTAGTTCAAATTGCCACCTCATCTTGTTCTTCTCCTTTTCATGTTTGTAGAATCTCGATTAACACATATAAAATCTCTACAAGATTTACTGGACCATCGTCCTCATCCCAGATAACAACCACTCCTTTTTCAAGAGGCATGATTTCTGCAAAGCCGCTATAAAAGTCAATGCCTCCACCTAAAGAACCTGCTGGTACCTTTGAATGTTCAATCCGATCATCCAGTAAGACGAGAATGCCCCAACTATCCAATTGACTTTCATCGATTAATTTAAAGTCAGCTGCATGACACCAATAAGCTTTGTCCTCAACATCATCTTCCCCACTATATGGACCCCAGCACTCCACAATGGTGAATAAGGACTCCACAGTACGTAAAAAAATATCCCAGTCATACTCCGCTCCAAAATCGAAATTTGTAACGTAGTCAGGAAATTGCTTTACATCTACACCATTGTCGTATGCTAACTTCAGTAACATTAAGTTCTGAACGGTTCCTTTTAGTGAATAATAATCCTCATGAGTCTCCACGATTTTTCCTCCTACAAAAATAGAAAAGGGGAAGTAGGCCTTTGTTTCGGTAGCTTCCCCATTTTGTATATTTTTTCTGAAAGTGCCAGGATACGAGTGTAAGAGTGATTCGGATCAATAGCTATGTTTCCATCCGTATCTTCTCCGGAAAGCACATTATCCAACTCATGGTATACATTTACGATGTCTTCGAATAAAAACTTCGAAAAGTCTATACTTCCTGTACTTATCTGATTCTGAATCACCATGAGCACGTAATTCTGACCATATTGATCTTCAACAATCCTCTCTTTTTTTTCATCGATCATCTCGCAAAAAGTAGAAAAACTAAATTTATCTTTCATATAGATTACCTCCTAGAGAAAAAACGGGAAGATACTTCCCGTTTAAACTGTTCTAACTGGTAAGACAAGTTGGATTTCCTCAAAATCCGATTGACAAGGGGTTATTAAAAAAGGTCTCATATTCCCTTGATATTTAAAGTTTACTAAATCATCATCGATTGCTTTTAACGCATCGATCATGTACTTAGCAGAAAAGGAAATCGTAAAATCATCTTCACCAGTTAATTCTTCATAATCTACCACTTCGACTCCTTTACCAATTTGTGATTGGTGAGTAGAAATCGTTGCAACTCCATTGACATGAAGGTTCACTACGCCACCTTTGCCATTTTCCGCTCCATTGGCCAATCCACTGATACGGTCTAAACTGTCTAACAATTCTTTGCGCTTAATTTTCATTTCCGCTTTAAAATTGTTTGGAATCAAGCGTGAAGTATCAGGGTAATTGCCATCTAACAAGCGACTATAAAAGAATAGCGCACCATTCTTAAAAATCACTTGATTATCTGATTCACAATAAACACAGACATCTTCTTGTAAATCAAAGGTTTTGACTAATTTATCCAATGCTTTAGCAGGAATCACAAGTTTTAATGATTTTTCATTAGTGGTTTTTGTTTTAACTTGTCCCAATCTGTGAGAATCCGTACTGACAAGCGTCATACAATCTCCTTCTAATGACAGGTAAACCCCAGTTAATATTGGTCGAAGCTCTGAATCAGCAGCAGCAAACACTGTTTTCTTTATAAACGCATTGAAATCCGTTCCCTTTAAGTTTAGAGTAGGTTTTTCAATATCAAATGTTGGCAATTTCGGATATTCTTCTGGATCGAAAGTGTTCAAGCTGAATTCAGATTTCTTTCCGTATTTTATAGTCAAATTAAAATCGGTAAGCTTTATTTCCAGTTCTTTTTTCAGCTTTTTCGCAATTTCGGATACTTGCTTTGGAAGGACCGTTTTACCAGGCTTAACCACATCGACATTTTCTCCATCAACCGGTATATGGTAACGGAATGATTCTGTACCATCAGAACCAATTAATATGATTTCGTCTTGTGTAACTTCCATGAAAATCCCTTGAAAAATTGGAACACTGTGTTTAGCGTTTACCACTTTCTCTACCTTTTTTAATGAATCCGATAATAATTGGCTGTCAATTTTAAAATGCATGAATATGCCTCCTTAATGTTTTTAATAAAAAAACACAAAGAAGAAAAACTCCTTTGTGCTTTGCTCCCGCTTCATTAAGCAATTTGTTGAATATGTCCGTTTTTAAGGTCACCTTTTACCATTTGAACAATTTCTCTCACGTGGTCTGTGGTTACATGCGTAAAACAAGAGAATAAATTCTCAACCTTAACAGTTGGACACAAGATTTGTACATAATGAAGTACATCATCCAATGAAACTTTGTAATTGTTAGCGACTACTATTAAGTCATTAACCGGACGAAGAACACTATAATAAATCTTCATTTCTTCTTCAGTCGCTTTTTCAAAAACCTCTGCAAGGGAATTTTGTTTAATAGTAGGATTGATTTTCTTGAACAAAGACATAATCCATCCTGGATGCTCTGCCAATCCTGTATTCTTCAAATATTCCTGAATTGCTTTTACAGCACCCGGGCGATTAAACCCTTGTGACTGTTTATTTTGATTTCCTCTTTGCTGCTGTTGATTTTGAGCTCTACCATTTAAATTTTGAGATTGAGAACTGGAAGAAGATTGCATTCCAGTACGCTCATTCTCAGGTAAAGCCCAATCTGGTAACTGTGGTGGAATCCAATATCCATAAACCTTTTGCTTATCGTCTTTAATACGAATAGCACCCGGGCGACGCTCTGAAAAAACCTCAACAAAAGTTTCTTCTAGA
The Bacillus methanolicus DNA segment above includes these coding regions:
- a CDS encoding cell division protein FtsZ produces the protein MIKPFVENEKLGAIKALLSPHLLSEEVKTEMNRFPSQAIIGLGQGGGRIAAELSRFGFPTFLLNSSKSDMEEHKHLIPEERRILTLSKDFPELEGTDKNAQLGFQIAKENKDLYAKVALDDAIQDAEFVWVCVSLGGGTGNGALKVALTYLSKVRENRALPGGKIPLGVICSLPSSDEKGSAFRRNALAGISVIQQLMNENKMGTAIVIDNEKIKDYYANNPLKTYGGTEIDAKSYSNMVISSTLAEISTLPIMDGRSVFDKTEFLTTLSTPGWLSISKHKDLQNDDNIESVIKNLFNNNEVLANYEVENAITGAVAVLYPSNKNITPKIADDVYSYTSNLLNTKVNLSIAKNSKLKNLTLYGLAVYPTPSTRIKELKEELSYWEKIEKEQEEAKKQAASSIGLDEFSNFFSSGNTASARKKLTLEDLGEDFGETDTKPNKIKAADLEDLDF
- a CDS encoding tyrosine-type recombinase/integrase, which produces MPYGFIRYIENKGYSSETVRSYEKVVNQFFAYLGGIYKKHKEPFQISPSDIKNYLEEQKEKDKSISTINKELAILKTMFHYFWEIDKVPVDPAVKIKRLKVNEKPKVEVTIEQIKQILKKVLSNDAYSKLRKAIFLLATKGLKTSDFRFKKDDVVDFVEKDIVEIKLKNRSILLKDEEATYFLEYFYETVFNGSEYVFTTKPHGEEYGGPIQVMSILNHLRAISQDYLPAESQPLTLISIRRAIAYDLYLKKVPIQQIANDLGIKENSASNYLKHLTEGTLVQKDT
- a CDS encoding ThiF family adenylyltransferase, which encodes MNSVNILTAAKDNWYDYKGIFPFIVQIGVGGTGGYLVQHIAQLLGTSRTKAAYVIADPDVIEIKNLGNQLFLPQEVGLKKADVLASRYSAAYDIDIGSYSDSYIESTEHLRSLFSMEYMSMYDDNERLNKLFLPIIIGCVDNNYTRRIIHALFMQMKTVVYIDAGNEATKVPHDWRTRPKERWTEEELTSYHQSGWSGQVVTGVRLNLFKQAPVAEVFPDILEDYDEIRPSELSCSELSASEPQRLIVNKFAALSIANILTHIVEEYKIYSHITFFHAKKGYMRSTEVQLQEQQ
- the dnaN gene encoding DNA polymerase III subunit beta — translated: MHFKIDSQLLSDSLKKVEKVVNAKHSVPIFQGIFMEVTQDEIILIGSDGTESFRYHIPVDGENVDVVKPGKTVLPKQVSEIAKKLKKELEIKLTDFNLTIKYGKKSEFSLNTFDPEEYPKLPTFDIEKPTLNLKGTDFNAFIKKTVFAAADSELRPILTGVYLSLEGDCMTLVSTDSHRLGQVKTKTTNEKSLKLVIPAKALDKLVKTFDLQEDVCVYCESDNQVIFKNGALFFYSRLLDGNYPDTSRLIPNNFKAEMKIKRKELLDSLDRISGLANGAENGKGGVVNLHVNGVATISTHQSQIGKGVEVVDYEELTGEDDFTISFSAKYMIDALKAIDDDLVNFKYQGNMRPFLITPCQSDFEEIQLVLPVRTV
- a CDS encoding Rad52/Rad22 family DNA repair protein, coding for MKKKDCSMEEVMNLLKAPFPSKDIEWRVSRCGITNGKPWAMVLAYVTNRAIQNRLDEVFGPAGWKNDFRDFMQGILCTISCYVDGEWVSKSDGAEQTLFESLKGGLSSAMKRAAVQWGIGRYLYNLEETFVEVFSERRPGAIRIKDDKQKVYGYWIPPQLPDWALPENERTGMQSSSSSQSQNLNGRAQNQQQQRGNQNKQSQGFNRPGAVKAIQEYLKNTGLAEHPGWIMSLFKKINPTIKQNSLAEVFEKATEEEMKIYYSVLRPVNDLIVVANNYKVSLDDVLHYVQILCPTVKVENLFSCFTHVTTDHVREIVQMVKGDLKNGHIQQIA